A portion of the Limosilactobacillus reuteri genome contains these proteins:
- the purM gene encoding phosphoribosylformylglycinamidine cyclo-ligase → MSRYQDAGVDVNAGYELVHRIKDAVKSTDRPGVIGGIGSFGGMFDLEKLQVRHPVLVSGTDGVGTKLLIAQQMNKHDTIGIDVVAMCVNDVLAQGAEPITFLDYIATGHNDPAKMAAIVSGVATGCREAGAALIGGETAEMPDMYADNEYDLAGTVSGIAEKEELLTAAGPQKGDILLGLPSSGLHSNGFSLVRQILFRDNHVKLTDRPETLRGKTVGETILTPTRIYVQAVLPLVHHKLVHGISHITGGGLIENVPRMLDDNLQAVIDSSRWPQLPVFGYLRVLGGLTKEDCFEAFNMGIGMVLAVAPDQVAQVQEILSNKNMTSYQIGYLRHCLPDTKKIVIK, encoded by the coding sequence AACTGATCGCCCAGGTGTGATTGGGGGAATTGGCAGCTTTGGGGGGATGTTTGACTTAGAAAAATTACAGGTACGGCATCCAGTCCTTGTCTCTGGCACTGATGGTGTGGGAACGAAACTCTTAATTGCCCAACAAATGAATAAGCACGATACAATCGGGATCGATGTTGTCGCAATGTGTGTTAATGATGTCCTGGCGCAGGGAGCGGAACCAATAACGTTTCTCGACTACATTGCGACCGGCCATAATGATCCGGCTAAGATGGCAGCGATTGTTAGCGGAGTAGCGACCGGTTGCCGAGAAGCTGGAGCCGCTTTAATTGGTGGAGAAACAGCAGAAATGCCAGATATGTATGCAGACAATGAGTATGACCTAGCAGGAACAGTATCAGGGATAGCAGAAAAAGAAGAACTTCTTACCGCTGCTGGACCACAAAAAGGTGATATTTTACTTGGCCTCCCATCAAGCGGCTTGCATTCCAATGGCTTTTCCCTTGTTCGGCAAATCTTATTTAGGGATAATCATGTCAAATTAACTGATCGCCCAGAAACATTGAGAGGAAAAACGGTAGGAGAAACGATCCTAACTCCTACTAGGATTTATGTTCAAGCCGTTTTACCACTAGTCCATCACAAATTGGTTCATGGGATTAGCCATATTACTGGTGGAGGATTGATTGAAAATGTTCCCCGGATGTTGGACGATAACTTGCAAGCGGTGATTGATTCTAGTCGGTGGCCACAGCTTCCGGTCTTTGGCTATTTGCGGGTGCTGGGAGGCCTTACTAAGGAGGATTGTTTCGAAGCATTTAACATGGGAATAGGAATGGTCTTAGCAGTGGCACCAGATCAAGTAGCACAAGTTCAAGAGATTCTATCAAATAAAAACATGACAAGTTATCAAATTGGTTATCTTCGTCATTGTTTACCAGATACAAAAAAGATTGTTATCAAGTGA
- the purN gene encoding phosphoribosylglycinamide formyltransferase — MRVAILASGNGTNFEVLAQHFKNNDLPGELALLFCNHPDAPVMKRAARLGIPAESFTVKSCGGKQEYEEKLLGVVKKYQIDFIVLAGYLRVIGPTILDHYAHRIINLHPAWLPEYPGLHSIERAFADQQAQTGVTVHYIDAGLDSGPIIAQEHVPILPTDTIETLEARVHETEHRLYPEALKQALEKEQH, encoded by the coding sequence ATGAGAGTCGCAATTTTAGCATCAGGAAACGGAACGAATTTTGAAGTCTTAGCACAGCACTTCAAAAATAATGACCTTCCTGGTGAATTAGCATTATTATTCTGTAATCATCCAGATGCTCCGGTAATGAAAAGAGCTGCCCGGCTGGGGATTCCGGCAGAAAGTTTTACGGTCAAATCTTGTGGGGGAAAACAGGAATACGAGGAAAAATTATTGGGAGTAGTGAAAAAGTATCAAATTGACTTTATTGTCCTTGCTGGTTATTTACGAGTAATTGGGCCCACGATTTTGGATCATTATGCTCACCGAATTATTAACCTTCATCCAGCATGGTTGCCAGAATATCCTGGACTACATTCGATTGAACGAGCATTTGCTGATCAACAAGCACAGACAGGCGTCACCGTCCATTATATTGATGCGGGACTCGATTCCGGCCCAATTATCGCCCAGGAACACGTCCCAATTTTACCAACTGATACTATTGAAACCTTAGAAGCACGGGTTCACGAAACTGAGCACCGGTTATATCCTGAAGCACTAAAGCAGGCATTAGAAAAGGAGCAACATTAA
- the purH gene encoding bifunctional phosphoribosylaminoimidazolecarboxamide formyltransferase/IMP cyclohydrolase: protein MKRALVSVSDKQNLVPFVKGLVENDFEIISTGGTKRVLDEAGIETIGIEDVTHFPEILDGRVKTLNPYVHGGLLARRDLPEHMATLEKLNITPIDLVCVNLYPFKETIEKPGVELADAIENIDIGGPSMVRSAAKNYHDVTTVVDQADYDEVLAQIKEDGETSLATRARLAAKAFRHTAAYDSLISQYLTKQTGLEDPEKLTLSWDLKETMRYGENSHQKAWLYEDALPKAFSVLQAEQLHGKKLSYNNIKDADEALRCIREFDEPTVVAMKHMNPCGIGRGGKLVQAWDHAYEADPVSIFGGVIALNRQVDLATAEKMHKIFLEIVIAPGFDDDAFELLAKKKNIRLLSLDFSKKDEPTKHEVVSVMGGMLLQEQDTLKEDYHDWQCVTEKQPTEEQLKTLMFAWKAVKHAKSNAIVLANDDRTLGVGEGQPNRIDSLKIAVKHAGEAIDDRTVMASDAFFPFGDCVEYAGQNGIKAIVQPGGSIRDQESIEMANKYGIAMVITGIRHFRH from the coding sequence ATGAAAAGAGCATTAGTAAGCGTTTCTGATAAGCAAAACCTGGTCCCATTCGTTAAAGGATTAGTTGAAAATGATTTTGAAATTATTTCGACTGGGGGGACGAAGCGGGTTTTGGACGAAGCAGGAATTGAAACAATTGGGATTGAAGATGTTACTCATTTTCCAGAAATTCTTGATGGCCGCGTGAAGACTCTTAACCCATACGTCCATGGGGGACTATTGGCTCGCCGGGACTTACCAGAACACATGGCGACTCTCGAAAAACTTAATATTACGCCAATCGATTTAGTCTGTGTTAATCTTTATCCATTTAAAGAGACGATCGAAAAGCCGGGAGTGGAATTAGCCGATGCAATTGAAAATATTGATATCGGTGGCCCTAGCATGGTCCGCTCAGCTGCTAAAAACTATCATGATGTAACAACCGTGGTGGACCAAGCCGATTACGATGAAGTCTTAGCCCAGATCAAAGAAGATGGTGAAACATCATTGGCAACCCGAGCACGCTTAGCAGCGAAAGCCTTTCGTCATACGGCAGCCTATGATTCCCTCATCTCTCAATACCTTACAAAGCAGACAGGGCTTGAAGATCCAGAAAAATTAACTTTAAGCTGGGATTTAAAAGAAACAATGCGTTATGGTGAAAATAGTCACCAAAAGGCTTGGTTATATGAAGATGCGCTTCCTAAGGCTTTTTCGGTTTTACAGGCTGAACAATTACATGGTAAGAAGCTTTCCTACAATAACATTAAGGATGCTGATGAAGCATTACGATGCATTCGCGAATTTGATGAACCAACAGTTGTAGCGATGAAACATATGAACCCCTGTGGAATTGGCCGTGGGGGGAAGTTGGTTCAAGCTTGGGATCATGCCTATGAAGCTGACCCTGTTTCCATTTTTGGAGGAGTGATTGCTCTTAATCGCCAGGTTGATTTAGCTACCGCCGAAAAAATGCACAAAATCTTTTTAGAAATTGTTATTGCACCCGGCTTTGATGATGATGCATTTGAGTTGTTAGCAAAGAAGAAAAATATTCGCTTACTAAGTCTGGACTTTAGTAAGAAGGATGAACCTACTAAACATGAAGTTGTTTCAGTAATGGGGGGAATGTTGTTGCAAGAACAAGACACGCTTAAGGAAGATTACCACGACTGGCAATGTGTTACTGAAAAGCAACCAACAGAGGAACAGCTTAAGACATTAATGTTTGCCTGGAAAGCAGTTAAGCATGCCAAATCAAATGCGATTGTCTTAGCAAATGATGATCGGACATTAGGGGTAGGAGAAGGTCAGCCTAACCGAATTGATTCATTGAAAATTGCCGTAAAACATGCTGGCGAAGCGATTGATGATCGGACAGTGATGGCTTCAGATGCTTTCTTCCCGTTTGGCGATTGTGTTGAATATGCGGGCCAAAATGGTATTAAGGCGATTGTTCAGCCAGGGGGATCAATTCGCGATCAAGAATCAATTGAAATGGCAAATAAGTACGGAATTGCAATGGTCATAACAGGTATTCGTCATTTCCGCCATTAA
- the purD gene encoding phosphoribosylamine--glycine ligase: MEKQVNVLVVGEGGREFAVAKKLQESPRVKQVYCAPGNVGMSTVGVVPIAIAETDFAKLIQFAKEHNVAWTFVGPEDCLVDGIVDEFKAAGLKVFGPDARAAQLEGSKDYALNFMNNYHVPTARHATYRDQTAAINNVGQFGFPVVIKENGLAGGKGVVIAKDRAEAIRTIKEMFVNGQARLVIEECLSGPEYSMFVLISNGHYRILPMAQDHKRAFDDDKGPNTGGMGAYSPLPQLSSAVRQQMIDEVLKPTVDGLVAGEYHYHGILYIGLILTDDGPKVIEYNVRLGDPETQVILPRMKTDLFELVNAAINDRPLPEVEENKEACFGVVLASKGYPTKPIHGQALGTFPVDPSVTIDYANVAGTINDLRGAGGRLLMVIGKDDSLQKARDHVYDYLRQLDEPECFYRHDIGAKAGLQ; the protein is encoded by the coding sequence ATGGAAAAGCAGGTCAACGTATTAGTTGTAGGTGAAGGCGGTCGTGAATTTGCCGTGGCGAAGAAATTACAAGAAAGTCCCCGTGTTAAGCAAGTTTATTGTGCGCCAGGCAACGTGGGGATGTCGACTGTAGGAGTAGTTCCCATTGCAATTGCGGAAACTGACTTTGCTAAGCTGATTCAATTTGCTAAAGAACATAATGTTGCGTGGACATTCGTGGGCCCTGAGGATTGTTTGGTTGATGGGATTGTTGATGAATTTAAGGCCGCTGGATTAAAGGTTTTCGGTCCTGATGCACGGGCTGCCCAATTAGAAGGCTCAAAAGACTATGCCCTTAATTTTATGAATAATTATCACGTTCCCACTGCCCGCCATGCGACATATCGGGATCAAACAGCAGCGATTAATAACGTTGGCCAATTTGGCTTTCCGGTAGTAATTAAAGAAAATGGTTTAGCAGGAGGAAAAGGGGTTGTCATTGCAAAGGATCGTGCAGAAGCAATTAGGACAATCAAAGAAATGTTTGTCAATGGGCAGGCGCGCCTTGTGATTGAAGAATGTTTATCGGGTCCCGAATATTCGATGTTTGTTTTGATTAGTAATGGGCATTACCGAATTTTGCCCATGGCTCAAGACCACAAACGAGCATTTGATGACGATAAAGGTCCTAATACTGGGGGGATGGGTGCTTATAGTCCCTTGCCACAACTTTCCTCAGCTGTTCGCCAACAGATGATTGATGAAGTACTTAAGCCAACAGTTGATGGTTTGGTAGCTGGCGAGTATCACTACCATGGTATCTTATATATTGGCCTTATTTTGACTGACGATGGTCCAAAAGTAATTGAATATAATGTTCGTTTAGGTGATCCAGAGACCCAGGTGATTTTGCCCCGCATGAAAACCGACTTGTTCGAACTCGTAAATGCAGCAATTAATGATCGACCATTACCAGAAGTTGAAGAAAATAAAGAGGCTTGTTTTGGCGTTGTCTTGGCATCAAAAGGATATCCAACTAAGCCAATCCATGGTCAAGCGCTGGGAACATTTCCCGTTGATCCCAGTGTCACTATTGATTATGCAAATGTTGCTGGGACGATTAATGACTTAAGAGGTGCAGGTGGACGTTTACTAATGGTGATCGGGAAAGATGATTCTCTTCAAAAAGCCCGCGATCACGTTTATGACTACTTACGCCAGCTTGATGAACCTGAATGTTTTTATCGTCATGATATTGGTGCAAAAGCTGGACTACAATAA
- a CDS encoding 2,3-diphosphoglycerate-dependent phosphoglycerate mutase — MAKLVLIRHGQSEWNLSNQFTGWVDVDLSEKGVEQAKNAGKALKEHGIEFDYAYTSVLKRAIKTLHYALEECDQLWIPEYKTWRLNERHYGALQGHNKQKAAEKYGDEQVHIWRRSYDVLPPLLSADDEGSAAKDRRYANLDPRAIPGGENLKVTLERVIPLWQDEIAPKLLDNKNVIIAAHGNSLRALSKYIENISDEDIMNLEMATGQPVVYDFDDKLNVLSKEKY; from the coding sequence ATGGCTAAATTAGTATTAATTCGTCACGGTCAAAGTGAATGGAACTTATCTAACCAATTTACTGGTTGGGTTGATGTTGATTTAAGTGAAAAGGGTGTTGAACAAGCAAAGAATGCTGGTAAAGCCCTTAAGGAACACGGCATTGAATTTGACTACGCATACACTTCTGTTTTGAAGCGTGCTATCAAGACTTTGCACTATGCTCTTGAAGAATGTGACCAATTATGGATTCCTGAATACAAGACTTGGCGTTTAAACGAACGTCACTATGGTGCACTTCAAGGCCACAACAAGCAAAAGGCTGCTGAAAAGTACGGTGACGAACAAGTTCACATTTGGCGTCGTTCATACGATGTATTACCTCCATTGCTAAGTGCTGACGATGAAGGTTCTGCTGCAAAGGATCGTCGTTACGCTAACTTAGACCCACGTGCTATTCCTGGCGGTGAAAACTTAAAGGTTACTTTGGAACGTGTTATTCCATTATGGCAAGATGAAATTGCACCAAAGCTTTTGGACAACAAGAACGTTATCATCGCTGCTCACGGTAACTCTCTTCGTGCATTGAGCAAGTACATCGAAAACATTTCTGATGAAGATATCATGAACCTTGAAATGGCTACTGGTCAACCAGTTGTTTATGACTTCGATGATAAGCTTAACGTATTAAGCAAGGAAAAGTACTAA